One stretch of Candidatus Wallbacteria bacterium DNA includes these proteins:
- a CDS encoding S49 family peptidase, protein MELNQIAKFIFKVFAMAFFAMICFFVMVFMFSLLFIGAGIGISSGISSLNIHEAAPEKTAYEYLAGSSDSKNLLLQIDVEGLILGRLPAGLDLQFEFMGVSAGYDIKETLQDAALDDNIKGVILRLQTPGGTIFGSMAIFDGVKEFQEKTKKPVLAYVEGMSASGGLMAMAGSDAIYADYGSLVGSIGILGPEIIYYNKPMATDGGIIGGGIVTQGGIESNQIHAGRGKDFGNPFRKATEEELSVMQQGLDAEYDNFVAHVARNRKIAESVIRETMGAHIFDNKTAKELGLIDGTLDYHSCLDKLASLSKVGSDYKVVIPREPPSKYLEHLFNICFPGRMQSSKESFRKYLAATIFKSPLAFHGDLEEISRDY, encoded by the coding sequence ATGGAGTTGAATCAGATCGCTAAATTTATTTTCAAAGTGTTTGCGATGGCATTTTTCGCCATGATCTGTTTTTTCGTGATGGTTTTCATGTTTTCTCTTCTGTTCATCGGGGCAGGGATAGGTATCAGCTCAGGAATCAGCTCACTGAATATTCATGAAGCTGCTCCCGAAAAAACAGCCTACGAATACCTTGCCGGCAGCAGCGACAGCAAAAACCTGCTCCTGCAGATCGACGTGGAAGGCCTGATCCTGGGAAGACTCCCTGCTGGTCTGGACCTGCAATTCGAGTTTATGGGCGTGTCAGCAGGATACGATATCAAGGAAACATTGCAGGATGCAGCTCTGGACGATAATATCAAGGGAGTGATCCTCCGCCTGCAAACCCCTGGCGGCACAATTTTCGGTTCAATGGCGATCTTCGACGGGGTAAAGGAATTCCAGGAAAAAACCAAAAAACCCGTGCTGGCTTATGTGGAAGGCATGTCCGCTTCAGGAGGTTTGATGGCCATGGCCGGTTCGGATGCCATTTATGCGGATTATGGAAGCCTGGTAGGCAGCATCGGCATCCTCGGCCCTGAGATCATTTATTACAACAAACCCATGGCTACTGATGGAGGAATCATCGGCGGGGGAATCGTCACCCAGGGCGGGATCGAATCCAACCAGATCCATGCAGGCCGGGGCAAGGATTTTGGCAACCCCTTCCGCAAGGCAACCGAAGAGGAATTGAGCGTCATGCAGCAGGGCCTGGATGCCGAGTATGACAATTTCGTAGCCCATGTTGCCAGGAATCGAAAAATAGCTGAATCCGTGATCAGGGAAACAATGGGCGCTCATATTTTCGACAACAAAACAGCCAAGGAACTCGGTCTGATCGATGGCACCCTGGATTACCACTCATGCCTGGATAAACTGGCTTCCCTTTCCAAGGTCGGCTCAGACTATAAAGTGGTAATCCCCAGGGAACCCCCCTCTAAATATCTGGAGCACCTCTTCAATATCTGCTTTCCTGGAAGAATGCAAAGCAGC